ATCACTCTTAGATTTTAACACATATAGCCAAGTCATACGagtgcaatcatcaacaaatgtaACGAACCATTTAATTCCGGAATGAGTAACAACTAGAAAAggcccccaaacatcaaaatgcAGAAGATCAAAGAGAAATGatcttttattcatactagAAGCAAACGAAGCACGATGGCTTTTAGAAAGAATACATACTTCACAATGTAAATCTGATTCACTTATTCCAATAAATAAACTGGGTAACATACGCCTTAAATACCCAAATGATGCATGGCCCAATCGACGATGCAATAACCATACTTCTTGTAAATTATTAGCACGAGACACTCGAACCGTATTAGCTCTACCAAGAATGACGTCATCCACATAGTACAACCCCTCTCTCTTAATGCCATGCCCAATTATCTCATTCGTCTGAATCTCCTGAAGTAGACAAAAGGACGGATACATTAGAACAACACAATCCAATTGGTTAGTAACCTGTGGTATTGATAATAAATGATGTGATAAAGATGGAACAAGTAAGCAGCGATGTAAAGGAAGAAAGGGCGTGAGATACACGGTGTCAACGCTAACAACAAGTGCAATGGTACCATTGGCAATTGCCACACATTTTCTATGAGACTTTGCCATATATTGAAACACATTCTTATCATCTGTCATATGATCTGTTGCATTAGAGTCCAGAATCCAACCTATAGGATGCTCAGTGTCTGAGGCTAAAATAATATGCCCTATAGTACCTGTGTTCGAGGACGAGTCACAATGTATAGTACGACGGAGCAAGGGAGGCACGACCTCTTTAGCAATTGGTGTGGCAGTAGCAAGAGAGGCACGACCTCCATTTGTCCAGCACTTGCACACTACTTGGCATgtaattttttcttcaattttggaaaccTATCAGGTTCCTCATGCTTTAAAAACATGTCTCTTCAGTATGACAGGTTTGCCCGCAGAAACTACACTTCAAATCATCTTTGTTTTCTCAggtaaaagaacaaaaattcgACAATGAATTAGAAGAATTAGTAGGATGGAAAATGGCAGGTGGCTGAGATACTAAAGCCATCGACAGTTTCCCACTTTGGTTGTTCACGTTACTCCCACCCATCATAATGGCATGTCGTTATGTTTCACACTTAACAACAGAAAACACTCATCGACATATGGTAAGGGTTGAGTACGTAAAATATCATTGCATACCTTATCAAATATATCATCCAAACCCACCAATAATGCATAAACACGCTCCAGTTGGATTTCTTCATGAAGTGTGTTGAAATCAGTAGCACTTTCCATCTTGATTGATCTCCGTTGATCTAACTCTTGCCAAATAGACTTGAGGTCAACATAATACATACCAACATGATGACCTTCTTGACGAAGCCGAAACAATTTTACCTTCCACtcataaatttgagaaatatcAGAGCCATCATAATATGTTCGAGCAACCTCTTCCCATACTTATTTACTCGTACGAAGGTGAATGAAAATTCCCATAATAGTAGGCTCTGTAAAATTGATCAACCACTTTTTCACTATTGCATTCCCAGTCTTCCACGTTTCATACGCAACACTGTCCTCTTCGAGTTCCTTGATACTCCCTGTTACGAACCCCTTTTTACCACGTTCAGCGATATGCATCTCTAATACCTTGGACCAAAGATGATAGTTTGATCCGTTGAGTTTCACAATATTTGATACGATGGAAGCATCATTCTGGATGACCACGGGGCTTAAAACTGAATTGTTGGTTGGTGTTCGAGGACTACCCTCCAACTTCAGGCTTGAGTTGTCTTCCATACTTGTCATTCTGACTAACAGAAAATAGGTTTAAAACAACACAAAGTATACTGCACAACACCGTACCATAGAAGCAAGAATTGTATTGTTGCACTCCTACTAGAACACAACCTGACTTATTACTGTAGAAGAAATGCAGGAACAAGATTAGCCAGGTGCCGCACAGAAgtggaaaaaaaatttctatGGGTTAGGGTTACGACAAACCAGGCTAAGATACCAaatagaattatcagagagacgggccaaaggcccacttccaacaacaccaatATTGTCTCCAACTTGGTAACTACCACCTATACAATCCGTcaagtgtggggttttatcacaaatggcctcggtattagttggagtgggaTTAgagtatttaaactcttcttttgtcattgatacggtggatgtgggacatttcaacAGCTCCGATGCTTTCTTTGATCTATTTCTGTAGATGTATTGCCTTGTTCAGCCATATTTGGCCGCCACACTACATTGCACATCAAATTTGATGACACTCCACACCGGGTAATAGGATATGGTGTTCACGCCGCACTAGGTGATGAGATTGGTTAATTCCACCACATTAGGCGTCTAACATAGGAACTCTACTACCATGTGACCCTAAGTATGGCAAATGACCAATTTGGTGAAAGGACCTAACAGATATGTCATCCAATAGATTTGGCGTTTTGTGCCGCCTTAGGTGATTGGAACTATCAAATTCGCCGTTTGTAGATTTCGATGTGGTGGTTCTGCTGCCCTAagttttggttttggcttttTTGCTACCTCACATTTACTCATGTAGTGGTAGACTCCACTAGAATAGATAGGCTGCATGTAACCGTGGCTTGAGTGCCCTAACATGCGATGCAATGAGTTAGGATATTTTGTTGTCTCACCTAGCAAGTGATATGGTCGCAATATAGCATTGGCTAGATGTGGTATTCACACTTGAGCGATAAGTATGTGGTCTCGTCTACCAAAGATGACTTCATGTGGTCTCGCTCCTCGATGATGACTTTATGTGGCCTTGCTATTCGGTGACAACCGATTGAAGTTGTCGATACGAATCTATTGTGTCTATCCTCTTTGTGATAGATGTATGTAGGTAGCATTTGTGGTAGCCATGTAAGTAGCGATAGCAATTTAATCCGTCAAACCCGATCCCCGCAGGTAACCGAACCAAAAATTTCGGGTTTTTAACGGTTATGGGTAATGTTGGGTAAATTGTTCGGTTTCGAGTTCAGTTATGGTTGTAAGGGTATCTGCTCTGAACCCGTACCTGAACCCACCCcattttcattctttaataaaaaaatataaatatttattatttatatttttttataaaaggatGAAATCCCTATTTCTTTTTCTCTAGCAACTTTAATACTCTATCAATTGAGGGATTCTGGGAGACTCCAAGGGTCTTAAGCGTCCAAACTTCAAAGGTCTCTAACTTTATTCCAAAATTTTTAATGCTTTCAATCAATCATGGAATTTGGAAGAACTTAAAGGTCAGAAAAGATGGTTCAATACTTCAATTTTGGGAAGAACAACCTATTTGTTTTCTCTTACAAATTAGCAGCAGCAGATATTGCTTCAAGCCTTCTTGCTTGGATCAGGTACTCTGAAAGTCATGGCATTCCTAATATTTGTGTACTTGTTAAAGTATCTAAACACTTGtgtacttgtttaattatttggttctttcttgtttaattaattagtttgttgttaatttttattcttttaattttgtttggagCAATCCATTATGACTAAAAGGAAATTTTGTTCACAACAATCTGATCCAATTGATTCTAATCAAGAATCTCAACCAAATCCAAGCGTTCAGATCCAAGAAATACCAAATCACACTACTCAGCCCCAAATATACCAACTCCAAATGTGGTCAATAGTCAACAAGATTTAGAATGTGAGGGTGAGGAAGATGCTGAGGAAAGGGTTGAGGAACTTGGAGGTGAATGTAATACATTGAATCTCCAAAGTGAGGTACGGaaacatttcatcaaacaactTATTGATGGAAAATTAATGGCAATATGCATGTATTGTAAAAAGAAACTTGGTGGGGAAACCGTAAACAACACCAGCCATTTGCAAAATCATTTAAAGGTATGTGTGTATcagaaacaaaacagattgaAGCAAACATTGACACAAAATAGAGGAGATGGAAAAGTAAAGCTCTATGCATTTGATCAAGAACCTGCAAGGAAAGAGCTTGCTATATTGATAATATTACATGAATACCCTCCTTCCATGGTGGAGCATTTGGATTCCGAAGGTTCATGAGTACTGTTCAACTGCTATTCAAGTTGGTGTCAAGAAACACAATCAAGattgatatttttaaaatttttgattATGAGAGGTCCAAAACAATGCAATTGTTGGACAAGATAAAAGGCAAAGTTGTTATAACTACTGATATGTGGACTGCAAATAACTAGAAAAGGGGATACGTAGTGATTACAACACATTTTATTGATGATTCTTGGTTGTTGCAGAGCCGAATTATAaggttattatattttatattattatcttGCTCACTTATCTTGTAATTTTAGGATTGTTCAGAGACAAAAAACTGAAACTTAGACTTTTGATTCCGAAAACATAAAAGCATAAATTATAGGTAGATATAGTACGAAGtatctaataaaaaaatatgtccaaagtttgaagaaaaaaatatttcatatcTTTTGCATCATCCTTGCCCAAGGTACCAACACCTAATCTAAAACAACTAAACAACCTAGCCAATTTACTAAGATGGTGATCATTGTTGTACCATATTTTAGAGGGGTTCCCATGTCAAGATTGGTAGTTTCATAAGGTGTTTTTCAAATTGTGATTGCGAGTCTAAAAGGTAGATGGTATAAAACTTGATTGGATTCTTTTTAgtaattatttttcttgtaattttttCTTCAGGTTTATCTATGTACCTTGTCCCTATACCACTGAGACATTTTCAGATGctttgatgggttgtttgctAGATTGGAACCTTAATCATAAGCTTTCTACCTTAACTGTTGATAATTGTACTACGAATGATTCCATGATCGAAAAAGATGTTTGAAAAGCTTTCTACTAGTTCACTTTTGCTAGCTGGAAGAAATTTTCATATGCGTTGTTGTTCtcatatattaaatttgattgttAAGGATGGCTTGAAAGTGATTGGTAGCAGTGTTGAGAAAATTCGTGATAGTGTTTCTTATTGGTTAGCAAcacaaaagagaaaggaaaagttTGAAAAGGCAGCACGTCAATTGAAAATTCCAAGCACAAAGAAGTTGGTGCTTGATTGTAAGACTCGGTGGAATTCCACGTTTTTTATGAATCAAATTGCCTTGATCTACAAGGATgttttttatcttttaaaaCAACGAGAATCACAATATAAGTGTTTGCTTGAGGAGAAAGATTGGTTGATGGGAAAAGAGACTTGTGAGAAGATGAAATTGTTTTATAATATCTTAGAGTTGTTCTATGGAACTAAATACCCCACTGCCAATCTTTATTTTCCAAAAATCTGTGAGATTAGAATTTCATTGTCTCGGTGGCTTAACTCTCCATATGATGAAATAAAACATATGGCAGTGAACATGATTGAGAAGTTTGATAAGTATTAGAGTGTAATTAATGAAGTAATGGCTATAACAATTGTTTTGGATACCAGATTTAAGATGAAGttgattgaatatttttttCCTCTTATCTATGGAAGAAgtgcttcaagtgaaattgagaAAATTCGCAACATTCgttatgagttggtgaaagattaTGGGTCCAATCACAATTCCAACATGGGGTCTCAAACATCATTTGCTTCTTCATCACACttgaatttgtttgaatttgaaGATAATGATCCTTTAATGGAAAATTATGATCGCTTTGTGTCTAGTACGATGACCACAGATAATGTGAAGTAAAAACTTGATCACTATTTGGATGAGACTGCTTTGCCTGAACATCTAACTTAGACATTTTGTGTGGAAATCAAATGTGACTAAGAATCCAATCTTAAGCTCTTTGGccaaagatattttggctattcCAGTGTCTACAGTTGCTTCTGAGTCGACTTTTAGTATTGGTGGGAGGTTTGTAAGTCCCCATCATAATAGACTTCATCGGAAGACGTTAGAAGCTTTAATATGTGCTCAAGATTGGTTATGGAGTGAAATTAAAGGTACTCAAACTCTTAATATTATCTGCGTTGTATTATATTTTTTGCTCTTATGTACTAAATCTACTTTATTAATATACTTTCAATTTACAAACTAATGTAAGTTTGCTCTTTTATAAACAGCTTCATCTTCTGATGAACATAGTAGCTGCTGCTCAAACTTTGAGGATATGGATGTGGATGAGGTAAGTATTGGTAATCAtgcatattatatttttgttactGAATAGTTACATACATtgacttatttattttttcatagtTATTTACACCAAATTGTACATACATTGAATTATGCATATTAAATTTTTGTAattgaatattttttaaatcatgcttatttctttttcattgtTTTCATTGAAGGGGTTATGTGAAGATGGTCATGAGGGAGGAACTGGAACATCATGAATTATGGCTGCTTGTTTTGTGGACACAAGAAAAATATTGGTTGTTATTAAGTTATGTGGGCAAGGCATTAGATGGAGCATTTtggatttcttttctttttcgctCCTGAATTTCTTGTTTTTTGCTAGAGTATATTGAATTATGATCAAATTTTCTAGAACATCTAAGTATTGTTGTTATGCTTTTAAGATTTCAATTTGAAAGTGGTTGATGTTTTGGATATGATCCTTATATTGtccattttgtttgtttaagaATCACTGTTTAATCAGTTAAATTTTAGCAAGTGTGTTGTaattaggggtggttcggtatgggatcccataccgaaacccttgtcccgattcccaaaccaaaaatttcgggaatcccaatttcaataccgatcccaaaccaaatttttgggaatcccgaaatagtttcgggattttgggacaaatcgggaatcccgaaatgattttgggtttttgggcttttgggcttttggactaaaatattatgtttttgggctaaaattgaACCTTTTAACACTTTTGGGTTGCAATCTGCTAAGAAGCCTGTTGCAATATGTGCCAATTGCAAGTTATGTCAATTTAAATGTAGATGCTACAATTGCAAGACTTTGCCAATCTGGATTCAAATGTAGATGCTACAATTGCAAGACTCTGTCGATTTAAATCATTCATACAGAAATATGTGCAACTATTGAAGCCTTCATTTTCTATGGACTCTATCgatctaaatatatatttaaaaattaaataatatatatttttttttcggttcggtttgggaataccgaaatcccaaaaacttgagaccgattcccgtaccgaaatttcgggaTTGGTTCGGTATTGGGTACCGAAATTTTGgggaatttcggtttgggatttttgggatttttttccagccctagttGTAAACTTGCTTCATTTTTCATAAGAATGAAAATATCATAAATTCATAAAATGGGAATCCGTTACCCAACGGGTCCAGTTACGGGGAATACTCGTTCGGGTTTTTTACGGTTTCGGGTACAGGGAAAACAAACAGATTCGGTTAGGAGGATAGCACATCTGAACCCAATCTGCCCCATTGCCATCCCTACTTGTAAGGGTTTGCTTAAGTTATTTATTTGAGCATATTCACTTCAAATCAATTTCTTGGTTATTTTTTCTTGAAGCAATAGTGTTTACTGAAATATCACTGTATGGcatcttgtaaaaaaaaaaatattaatatataacACTTTgattataaaacaaaacaaaaaatacaaacaaaccAGAATATCTATCTAGCTAGTTAATGAATCTTTTTGACTCAGCAATGACATGTACATGCGATTAAAGGCAAAGAAGAATCTTGGGTCTTAGTTAATGAGGGCCCTCACACTACCTGAATCTCTTCAATGGTCCAATCACTAATATGGCGTTCGTGTGTAATCTTATCCTCAAATGATGGATACTTCATCGGGTAATTAAGGCTAAAATCTAATCCATGTCCCTTTAGAGACTTGCATGTTCTTTGCTGGTTTTCTTTTGCATGCAAGATATATCAGTGTTTATCCAGTGGGAATTAATATGCTTATTTATACTTGATGCAGAAATTAGCCCAAAAAGTGCATTAGTGCCAAAATGCCGACTTATGGAACATATATCATGTTATCTTTCATTTAATTTATTGTTTGCAGCATTTTTAGTGTTCTTCTAGCTTTCTTAAAGGACTTATGTCAATTATAATATCATGTTATATTtacatttaattatattttcaaatCGAACTCTAAACACTAAATCTCAAAGCAATTTACGTTTATATATAAAGGTAGATACAAGCACCAAAATCACAACCGAGACTGCAGTTTTCCCTATTTTGCATAGTCAATGGACCtcgaaaaaaatctcaaagcaATAAAGCACCTAATCTTTCTTACAAGTTACAAGTTAGGCGGCTTATTCTTGTGAGATTTAAATAACATTGCACGATTTAAATAATGTACACAATCAATACTTATTTATTTGTACGTTGTTTCTTGTTGTGCGGATCTAAAGTGTTGTCTTGCATGGGATATTGAGCATGTAAGGAGTTGAGTTACtcttttattgttaattaaCTTTAGGGTGGgacattgatattttttatgGCTTCATGGTATTTGAGCATGTTAGTTCATGAATGGAAACCGATTGATATATGTTAAGTATGTTTTTCGATTGAGTGTCACCACACATAACGGAACTTGTCACAAGATACCTTCCATGAATTTATGAATAGGTAAGCTACTTTCACTATTTCCACTTAACTTTGAAGTTAAATGTCAACTTCCTTCACGTAAGCTTCAATAGATAGCAAAAAAAAGTGTAATTTATGTGTGttgtgttgggttttttttttttttttttttttttctggttatATTGAAGGAAGTGACCAATATGTATCCTACTTGGACAATTACCTATATTATCTCACAACCTTAGGTAATAACTCTAAGGACTCTGCTAGTTTGTTAACAGAACGGCTGCTTAGTCGAATCACATAACATTAAAAGATCAAACAGATAATGAAAGATTTTTTTCGATAGGATTAGGCACGTCTTTATGATTTGTTTTGTCACAATAAAGAGAGATAAATTAACTttggatagagagagaaataagatAATTCCATTTACAAACTTGCcagattacatatatatattccttGTACAGGATAGTCACAAAATGTACAAGGAATTGAAGCCAAGAAAAGTtacaattctttttctttttcttgagcTTTTCCAAACTTAacctcaaaaaaaaattacattatCTGACTAAATTAACCACCCCCTTGGACAATTCTTGGAAGGGTGCATTCGAATATATTTATATCTTCAAACTCTTTTACAGCATAGCATGGGATCGTACTGATTTTTGTTTCCACTCAACCAATCTCTGAAGAAAGTCCATAACCTTtgcaaaataattaacaaataaagTTAACTCTAAAGCCAAAATATATATgctaaattcataaaaataagaATAACCCAAAaacatgaaggaaaaaaaaaaaaaaaaaacaaacataccAATGAAATCAAATGAAGATATACATAAGTACAACAATACAGTGGTCACTCACCTCAGCTGGTTCTTGTAAAGAATAAGTGGCGTTGGTTTCCTTGGGAATTTTTGAGACGAGAATGCCAAAACCTTGTCCTCTTTCTCTTAATACCTTGAATGCATCCTCATCCGTTCGATCATCTCCAATATATACAGGAAATACATCGGTGCATTTGGCATATCCTACATATTCAAAGATAATTGCTACCTCAATTAATTTGTCGATGAGAAGAGAAAAAGCATCGCACATGAttctaatattaattttttaacaataTAACtgttagaaaataaaataatgagagGTGTAGTTTTCTTTTAGGACTGCAAATATTCCAACTACCGATGCAAAGTTGAGtagtataaaaaaatttagaatacaGTCCAATGCAAATATACTCACCGAGTGACTCTAGTAGAAATTCAAGAGCCTTCCCTTTGTCCCATTTGATGGTAGGACGGATTTCTAAGACCTGCATTAGACAAGTAGCAATATTCAAAGTAAGATACAAATCCCACTTACACCACATATATTACTAAATTGaccaacaagaaaaaaaaaagaagttaaattaataaaccaaaacgAAACTTCAAGATTCAATTGTCTGGATGGCAAGTAGATGTCACAACATAAACGTACCTTTCTTCCTTGGGTAAGTCTGAGCATTGGGTACTCCTTCAGAACTGACCTAACTTGCAACGACAGTTCGTTCCATTTCTGTAACGTCATGTgttaaatatattaataaagtgaattgaaataaatcaatatatATTTCTCATGAACCAGTTGTTATAATCAAGTGAATACCTTTTCATCAACACATCGAAAGTGCACAGAGAGACAGAACTTGTTGTTCTCCACTTGGGCTCCAGGAGTTGATTTGGTCTTGTCAACAAGCAATTTGTAAACCTCATCTATCATTGGAAGAAACTCACTTGCTGGTTGGCAAAGAATACCTTGACTACCCTAAagagtaattaaaaataaataaaatatttataaaaaaaatttgaataaaagATTGTAATAGTGATAATTGttatcttttatttctttttagtgGGAAGGAGATGAGGGTGACACTGATAATACAGTACAAGCACACACTCACTTTCATGTATTTGGAGCCTTTTGCTGGACCTTTAATGTCCATGCCATGGCTACCAGCATAGTACAGCTCTGCCAATCTTACAAATTTGTAGACCTACAGTTCAcaatttccagaaacaaaatatACAGTTAATCAAGTAAaactggaagaaaaaaaattatttaaaaaatgcaGTAAAAGATATGTAAGTAGTGACTAAAAGGAGCTTGAAAATACATGTAATACCTTATCTCTGCATCTTCCACTCACTATGGCTGTGGGAAAAGATCTAGCAACTTTCTTCACTGTCTTTCTCATCTGTGTTTTTTACACAAAAGTTAAGAAACATGGACCGgatagaaaacaagaaagaaaagaaggatAAGACTGAAAGATgatacatacacatatatatatatatatatattatatatatgtatatatatacacttacTGCATCAGACATGAAAGCTCGATCTGGGTCTTCAACTATGGGTGACAGTGTGCCGtcgtagtccaaaaacatgacTATTTGCTTCCCTTTTGAAGCATCGATAATCTGCTCAAACATGTCCAAGGCCGATGGGTGCTGACGCTGTTTTTGTATTTTACCAATATTACAAAATTAGAACCTAATATTTTCTATTAATTTGATCTTGACCTGGTAAAGAAGACAAATTTTGCAAAATGGAACTCACAATCCAATCTTCTTTCAGAAAAGATGAGGACTTTATATGGGTGGGAGAGGAAGCTCTCATTGAGTCCACCCAAGAGTTAATTCTTTCAGCTCCATTGAAACTGTCAAGGTTCTTCAAGTTCACGAACCTCCTTCGAGAAATGGAGATGTACCCTGGAGGTCCCACTGGAGGCTTTTCGGCCACCGCCGTGAAAATGGAAGAGTTGGCCACAGCCACCGATATCGCCATGTTCATGATTTCGGCATCGGGCTGGGAAACTACCACATTCTGCTTCGTCATATCTACTCAAACAACCCAAAAAACATGTGTCAGTTAGAAATGGTGAGGTGGTATTTGATGTCTAATATGATTAccaaatcaaaacttaaaacgAACCCattcaaaaaaattaatgaattctTGAAGCAAGACCTTGAAAAAAAAGGATTTGAGGAGTGAGAATATAAAGATTTGGCGGTGTTGCCGAAGAACAGAGGAGAAGAAACAGAGTGCTTGCTTAAtataaagaaagaaagcaaagcCAGAGTtcttcagagagagagagaaagcaaagCCAGAGTtcttcagagagagagagagagagagagagagagagagagagtgcgcGCGTCTTCTGTCTGTGTAAGAGTGTATGTATGGATGTGAGAGAGACATAACCCTGAGTGGTATATTTATAGTTGCAGTAACCGGATGGTTCCAAACCAAGACCCATTGCCTCCAAAAAATACTCCTTATTCTGGGGCCCACATCCGAGGCGTGAGGACCCTAACCCAAAAGATGGTAGGACCAACAATCCGTTGATATCCCAATGTGTagccaccgccaccaccacttCACCACCCCACCAGCCGGTCCCCACCGTCTCCTCCACCccttctccatctctctctctctctctctctctctctctctctctctctctctataagtGTATTTGCACCCGGGGGGGGCACGTATTACGTAGAATACTCCTGTTTTTCCAGTGGCGCCGTCTTCAGCCATCAACGTAACAGCCAGCTAATAGTTGAGACCACGTGGGCTGCTGCCACGTGTGCTAAACCATGGCAGTCTAGACGACCCATGGATTTGTAATTTGGTATTGTATTTGTTTGGAGCTGTTTTAACTTCCTTATAAGTTTCAATTTCCTTAAATGGACTTGAATTTTTGGGACATCATTGCACACTCGGCCCCTACAAAACCAGCTAAGCTAGAAACATTCCCGATTGGGTAAACGATCCCATTTGCATTGAAATGTATATATTAGGGTTTTGAACGCCCCTTGTAATGTGGAATCTCCAAGTAAA
Above is a window of Malus sylvestris chromosome 15, drMalSylv7.2, whole genome shotgun sequence DNA encoding:
- the LOC126604238 gene encoding probable trehalose-phosphate phosphatase J → MTKQNVVVSQPDAEIMNMAISVAVANSSIFTAVAEKPPVGPPGYISISRRRFVNLKNLDSFNGAERINSWVDSMRASSPTHIKSSSFLKEDWIRQHPSALDMFEQIIDASKGKQIVMFLDYDGTLSPIVEDPDRAFMSDAMRKTVKKVARSFPTAIVSGRCRDKVYKFVRLAELYYAGSHGMDIKGPAKGSKYMKGSQGILCQPASEFLPMIDEVYKLLVDKTKSTPGAQVENNKFCLSVHFRCVDEKKWNELSLQVRSVLKEYPMLRLTQGRKVLEIRPTIKWDKGKALEFLLESLGYAKCTDVFPVYIGDDRTDEDAFKVLRERGQGFGILVSKIPKETNATYSLQEPAEVMDFLQRLVEWKQKSVRSHAML